A DNA window from Hordeum vulgare subsp. vulgare chromosome 1H, MorexV3_pseudomolecules_assembly, whole genome shotgun sequence contains the following coding sequences:
- the LOC123439010 gene encoding BOI-related E3 ubiquitin-protein ligase 1-like, giving the protein MGDLGVRVVGRGCAAPMEPRKEMAPPPPMEQHHPPLFMDFSRRDGVADGGNVRKRPREAVAPPARLFSLQAPQGSPAHKVIHLAQLHRRPAATGLRLDFDEGGSEHVACTSSSPSSVLPGELAAQCGQYSNEIDRLLQEHAERLRLALADTRRRQNRSLLGAAEALAARRVREMEAETFKAARRGVELEEQLARLRAEAASWQAKAMSDQSTAAALHAQLQQAAATAQARSGKAALDDDGAAGAADDAESGFVDPDRVVEVIAPPPAARPCRACRLRPASTVLLPCRHLCVCDACDPGVPAALAGTAAAAACPACRCPVTGTVQVFFA; this is encoded by the exons ATGGGTGATCTGGGCGTACGGGTTGTGGGCAGAGGCTGCGCCGCGCCCATGGAGCCGCGCAAGGAgatggcgccgccgccgccgatggaGCAGCACCATCCTCCCCTGTTCATGGATTTCTCTCGTCGAGATGGAG TCGCAGATGGCGGCAACGTGCGGAAGCGGCCGCGCGAGGCCGTGGCGCCGCCGGCACGGCTCTTCTCCCTGCAGGCGCCGCAGGGTTCCCCGGCGCACAAGGTGATACACCTGGCGCAGCTGcaccggcggccggcggcgacggGCCTGCGGCTCGACTTCGACGAGGGAGGCTCGGAGCACGTGGCGtgcacgtcgtcgtcgccgtcctccGTTCTCCCCGGCGAGCTCGCCGCTCAGTGCGGGCAGTACAGTAACGAGATCGACCGACTGCTCCAGGAACAC GCGGAGAGACTCCGGCTTGCGCTGGCCGACACGAGGCGTCGGCAGAACCGCTCGCTGCTGGGCGCCGCGGAGGCGCTGGCCGCGCGGCGGGTCAGGGAGATGGAGGCGGAGACCTTCAAGGCGGCACGGCGCGGCGTCGAGCTGGAGGAGCAGCTGGCGCGGCTGAGGGCGGAGGCCGCGTCGTGGCAAGCCAAGGCAATGTCCGACCAGTCCACGGCGGCCGCGCTCCACGCGCAGTTGCAGCAGGCGGCGGCCACAGCGCAGGCGAGGAGCGGCAAGGCCGCCTTGGACGACGACGGCGCGGCGGGCGCGGCGGACGACGCCGAGTCTGGCTTCGTCGACCCGGACAGGGTGGTGGAGGtcatcgcgccgccgccggcggccAGGCCGTGCCGCGCGTGCCGGCTGCGGCCGGCGTCCACGGTGCTGCTCCCGTGCAGGCACCTCTGCGTGTGCGACGCGTGCGACCCCGGCGTGCCGGCCGCACTCGCCGGCACGGCCGCCGCCGCGGCCTGCCCCGCGTGCCGCTGCCCCGTCACCGGCACCGTGCAAGTCTTCTTCGCGTGA